The Chryseolinea soli nucleotide sequence GGTGTTGTTCTCCTTGTTGATCTATGCTCCCCTGGCACACTGGACCTGGCATGCTGACGGCTTCCTCTTTAAAATGGGTGTGCTTGATTTTGCCGGTGGAACCGTAGTGCACATGTCTGCCGGTTTCGCTGCTTTGGCCGCTTCTATTTACCTGAGAACAAAGGGTGAAGAAAAAAAATCGATCGCTCCCGCCAACATTCCTTTCGTATTGTTGGGCACAGGCTTGCTGTGGTTCGGCTGGTTTGGTTTCAACGCCGGTAGCGCATTGACCGCCGGTGCACTTGCCGCTTCTGCTTTTGCTACTACCAACACCGCTTCGGCTGCTGCTGGTCTTGCGTGGATCTTGTTTGATGCTGCCCGTGGCAAGAAACCTTCTGCCCTTGGCTTCTGTATCGGTGCCGTGGTTGGTCTCGTGGCCATCACCCCTGCTGCCGGTTTCGTAACGATCCCTTCGAGCTTGTTCATCGGTACGTTCGCTGCGATCATCAGTAACATCGTCGTGCATTGGAAAGCAAAAACTTCCCTGGAAGATACACTCGACGTATTCCCTTGCCACGGTGTGGGTGGAGCAGTAGGTATGGTAATGACCGGCTTGCTGGCCAACACGGCGGTGAACGGCCTGAACACTACCGGCAACGGTCTGTTCTTTGGCGAGTTCCACCTCTTCCAAGTGCACATGATCGCCCTGGTGATTGTGATCGCCTACACGTTCCTCGGTTCGTTGATCTTGTTGAAACTGACCGACCTCATCTCGCCTCTGAAAGTATCGGCGGAAGAAAAGAAACTGGGTTCCGATTTCAGCCAGCACGGCGAGAATCTTTACCCAGCCGATTTCAGCTCGCTGAAAGAAGAAATGGCCTAATACAAAAAGAAGTCCCGGCAGTACCAGTGCCGGGACTTCTTAAAAAATATACTAACCGAACCTTTATCTAACCTAAACCTAACCTTTTCCTTAACTACTAACCCCCACGATCTATGACAAAGTCTACAAGTTCTCACCCACACGATTTCTAAACAACACTGGCTGTAATTTTTCAGGAGTGCTTTGTCCGGGAAATGCAAAGCAGCCGATGAACAAAGAGATTGTTATTAGCCTATTGATCTCCGCGTCATTCACTAAAGCATCCCAGGGAGTGTGAGATACTCCCCCGGGATTACTCTAGCTTATTGTTTACTAAAACACACAACAAAACTATGAAATTTCTAAAACTGAGACTTTTACTTTCTTTGGCTTTAATAGGATTGGCCTTCTCTGCGATGAGCCAGGATTCGACGCGAACCTTCACCTTATCGGGTTCCATCGACGTCTATGCACACACCGCACTCGGCATGAAGAACACCGCGTTTGGAACCGCCGCACCGACCACTTCTTTCGGTAACCTGAAAGGATTTTCACTCGGCATGGCGAACCTGATCGCATCCTATCAAGGTCAGAAAGTAGGATTCGTTGCAGATCTCGTATTCGGTCCTCGTGGTTCGGATGCCGTATTCAACTCGGGTGGATATCGCAACGTTGCCGCCGCCGGTAGCGGTCAGATCGTGAACCAATTGTATACTTATATTAAACTGTCGGATGTCGTAACGGTGAACCTTGGTCAGTTCAACACCTTCGTGGGATATGAAGTGATCTCTCCCACACTGAACGCCAACTACTCCACTTCATACATGTTCTCTAACGGTCCCTTCAATCACACCGGCTTGCGCGTAGACTTTGCGACCGAAAGCGGATTGGTAGCGAAACTGGCCGTGATGAACCCGACGGATATTTTGGAATTCAACAAAGTGAACACGTACACCCTGGGCGGTCAGATCGGTAAGACCACCGATGCAGGCGGTATCTGGTTCAACGTGTTGTATGGTGACCAGGACGGCAAGCTCAAGAAGGCCGACTTCGGCGGAGAGCCCGCTGCTTCCTACGGCGATCTGTTCCAAGTCGACCTCACGACAGGATGGACGTTGAGCGACGCTTTCTTCCTGGGTGCCAATGCTACTTACCAAACCATTGCCAAAGGTCAGGAGTATAACGCCGCCGGCGATGTCATCGATGGCACGCGCAAATCCACCTCCTTCTACGGTGTGGCCTTGTATCCGAAAGTTACCGTATCAGACAATTTTGCGCTGGCCTTGCGTGCTGAGTACTTCGGCGTGAAAGGTGGCACGGTGGGTAACTTCCCCGGCTTCCGCGCCCACCCGCTCGCTTCTCCTATCGGATTGGATGGCGACAACAAGGGCAACGTGATCGAGTTCACACTTTCCGGAAACGCGAAGGTTGGACCACTTACGCTGATCCCTGAACTCCGCTTTGACAAAACTTCCGAAGACAGCTTCGTCAACAGCGACGGCGAGGCGAAAGACTCTATGGTCTCCGCCACCTTCGCAGCAGTTTATAAATTCTAATTCCTTAACCAAAAAATTGCAACCTTATGTCAAAAACAAAACTTGAATACATCTGGCTCGATGGATACAAGCCTACTCAGAGCCTGCGTAGCAAAACCAAGATCGTGAGAAATTTCGATGGCACCCTCGACGGTTGCCCAGGATGGTCCTTCGACGGCAGCTCTACGGAGCAAGCCGACGGACACACGTCCGACTGCCTTCTTCAACCGGTAGCCTTGTTTCCCGATCCTGCTCGTAAGAATGCCTTCCTCGTGATGTGTGAAGTGCTGAGCCCCGATGGCACACCACACGCCTCGAACGGACGCGCTACCATCGACGACGATGACAATGATTTCTGGTTTGGCTTCGAGCAGGAATATTTCCTGTGGAATCCCGAGACCGACAAGCCGCTCGGCTTCCCCGCCAGTGGCTACCCCGCTCCTCAAGGACCCTACTATTGCTCGGTGGGCGCCAAGAATGCTTTCGGCCGCGAGATCGTGGAAGAGCATCTTGACCTTTGCCTCGATGCGGGCATCAACGTGGAGGGTATCAACTCGGAAGTGGCCACCGGCCAGTGGGAGTTCCAGATCTTTGCCAAGGGCGCGAAAGCCGCCGGCGACCAGGTTTGGGTAGCCCGCTATTTGCTGGAAAGAACGGCTGAGAAATATGGCGTGGCCATCAACTGGCACTGCAAGCCGCTGGGCGCCACCGACTGGAACGGCTCGGGCATGCACGCCAACTTCTCCAACGAGCTGCTGAGAACCGCCGGCTCCAAGGATGTATACGACACGGTATGCCAGGCTTTTGCTCCTTACGTGAAGGAACACATCGCCGTGTACGGTGCCGATAACCACCTGCGCCTCACCGGAAAGCACGAGACACAGTCGATCGACCGGTTCTCGTACGGAGTTTCCGATCGCGGAGCGTCCATCCGAATCCCGATCGCCACGGTGGAGAACAGCTGGAAAGGTTGGTTGGAAGACCGCCGTCCCAACTCCGCGGCCGATCCCTACAAGGTGGCTGCACGCATCATCAAGACAGTCAAAACGGTTCCCGAATACGCCACGGTGAACGGACACTAATACTTAAAAATTTTCAGGGCGTCTGGTTGTAGTTTGAAGTCGGGCAGAAATGTCCGGCTTCTTTTTTTTATATGTTGACGAATAACTTGATAGTAACATAAACTTCTTTTTACTTTGAGATTATGTTACGCTAACGTCCAGCAATCATGATCCATCCTCATACCGAACTCAGGTTCATCAGCGACAAAATAGGTTACGGAGTTGTCGCCACCAAGTTCATCCCGAAAGGCACCATCACCTGGGCGCTTGACAAACTCGACAGAATTTTCACACCGGCGCAAGTCCGGGCCATGGACCCGCTCTACCAGCAAGTCCTGGACACATACACCTACCGAAACCCGGAAGGCAACCACATTCTCTGCTGGGACAACGCCCGGTTTGTGAACCACAGCTCCAACTCCAACTGCATCACCACCGCCTATGAGTTCGAGATCGCCATCCGCGACATCTACCCCGGCGAGCAACTCACCGACGACTATGGCTACTTGAACTTGGAGGAGCCCTTTGAAGTGGTGCCTGAGGAAGGCACGGACCGCGTCATCATCTACCCCGACGACCTGGTGCGCTACTATCACGTTTGGGATGAAAAGTTGCTGGAAGCCTTTGCCCGCCTCCAAGATGTAGAACAACCCTTGCTCCACATCCTGGACCTCAACACGGTGGCCAAGGCCAAGCGCGTGTCGGCCGGCGAAGAGCAGATGGACTCTATTCTGAATTGCTATTGCCCGCAACATGGCCGCATCAACGGTGAAGCCCAGCAGATCAAGGTGCGCTCCCCGAAGATCGCCTACCCGTTCTGAACGGCCTGAGAGCCTACGAAGAGCATTAGTTCGGTTTCCACTT carries:
- a CDS encoding ammonium transporter, producing the protein MKKSIVFLVLLIAVSILAVFMPAVPTTINTEGMNSGDVAWMLAASALVLLMTPGLAYFYGGMIDTKNIITTMLQSFIAMGVISVLWIVVGFSLAFGEDIGGFVGNPSTYFMFGNVLDAPLWGTIPLVLFAFFQLKFAIITPALITGTFAERIRFKSYILFLVLFSLLIYAPLAHWTWHADGFLFKMGVLDFAGGTVVHMSAGFAALAASIYLRTKGEEKKSIAPANIPFVLLGTGLLWFGWFGFNAGSALTAGALAASAFATTNTASAAAGLAWILFDAARGKKPSALGFCIGAVVGLVAITPAAGFVTIPSSLFIGTFAAIISNIVVHWKAKTSLEDTLDVFPCHGVGGAVGMVMTGLLANTAVNGLNTTGNGLFFGEFHLFQVHMIALVIVIAYTFLGSLILLKLTDLISPLKVSAEEKKLGSDFSQHGENLYPADFSSLKEEMA
- a CDS encoding outer membrane beta-barrel protein; its protein translation is MKFLKLRLLLSLALIGLAFSAMSQDSTRTFTLSGSIDVYAHTALGMKNTAFGTAAPTTSFGNLKGFSLGMANLIASYQGQKVGFVADLVFGPRGSDAVFNSGGYRNVAAAGSGQIVNQLYTYIKLSDVVTVNLGQFNTFVGYEVISPTLNANYSTSYMFSNGPFNHTGLRVDFATESGLVAKLAVMNPTDILEFNKVNTYTLGGQIGKTTDAGGIWFNVLYGDQDGKLKKADFGGEPAASYGDLFQVDLTTGWTLSDAFFLGANATYQTIAKGQEYNAAGDVIDGTRKSTSFYGVALYPKVTVSDNFALALRAEYFGVKGGTVGNFPGFRAHPLASPIGLDGDNKGNVIEFTLSGNAKVGPLTLIPELRFDKTSEDSFVNSDGEAKDSMVSATFAAVYKF
- a CDS encoding glutamine synthetase beta-grasp domain-containing protein — protein: MSKTKLEYIWLDGYKPTQSLRSKTKIVRNFDGTLDGCPGWSFDGSSTEQADGHTSDCLLQPVALFPDPARKNAFLVMCEVLSPDGTPHASNGRATIDDDDNDFWFGFEQEYFLWNPETDKPLGFPASGYPAPQGPYYCSVGAKNAFGREIVEEHLDLCLDAGINVEGINSEVATGQWEFQIFAKGAKAAGDQVWVARYLLERTAEKYGVAINWHCKPLGATDWNGSGMHANFSNELLRTAGSKDVYDTVCQAFAPYVKEHIAVYGADNHLRLTGKHETQSIDRFSYGVSDRGASIRIPIATVENSWKGWLEDRRPNSAADPYKVAARIIKTVKTVPEYATVNGH
- a CDS encoding SET domain-containing protein yields the protein MIHPHTELRFISDKIGYGVVATKFIPKGTITWALDKLDRIFTPAQVRAMDPLYQQVLDTYTYRNPEGNHILCWDNARFVNHSSNSNCITTAYEFEIAIRDIYPGEQLTDDYGYLNLEEPFEVVPEEGTDRVIIYPDDLVRYYHVWDEKLLEAFARLQDVEQPLLHILDLNTVAKAKRVSAGEEQMDSILNCYCPQHGRINGEAQQIKVRSPKIAYPF